A portion of the Staphylococcus felis genome contains these proteins:
- the gcvPB gene encoding aminomethyl-transferring glycine dehydrogenase subunit GcvPB — translation MVSKSSPLIFERSKAGRFAYSLPPKEIDNKVADKLLDPKFIRKDKAEFPEVSELDLIRHYTELSNKNFGVDTGFYPLGSCTMKYNPKINEKVARINGFAESHPLQDESQVQGSLEIIYSLQEELKEITGMDEISLQPAAGAHGEWTALMIFKAYHLNNGDTERDEVIVPDSAHGTNPASAAFAGFKSVTVKSNEKGEVDIDHLKEVVSEKTAAIMLTNPNTLGIFETNIMEIRDIVHEAGGLLYYDGANLNAIMDKVRPGDMGFDAVHLNLHKTFTGPHGGGGPGSGPIGVKKELREYLPKPLVVKNGNRFQYDNDIKHSIGRVKPFYGNFGIYLRAYTYIRTMGYKGLKEVSEAAVLNANYIKARLKDAFVIPFDQYCKHEFVLSGTKQKKLGVRTLDMAKRLLDFGVHPPTVYFPLIVDEGMMIEPTETESKETLDHFIEALLQIAQEAEENPDKVLEAPHTTIIDRLDETTAARKPILKFEQLKAEK, via the coding sequence ATGGTAAGTAAATCAAGCCCATTAATCTTTGAACGCTCTAAAGCAGGTCGATTTGCATATTCATTACCACCCAAAGAAATTGACAACAAAGTAGCAGATAAACTATTAGATCCAAAATTTATTCGTAAGGATAAAGCGGAATTCCCTGAAGTTTCTGAATTAGACTTAATTAGACACTACACAGAACTTTCAAATAAAAACTTTGGTGTAGATACCGGCTTTTATCCGTTAGGCTCATGTACAATGAAGTATAACCCTAAAATCAATGAAAAAGTAGCACGTATTAATGGTTTTGCAGAGTCTCATCCGTTACAAGATGAATCACAAGTACAAGGTTCACTAGAAATCATCTATAGTTTGCAAGAGGAATTAAAAGAAATTACAGGAATGGATGAAATTTCTTTACAACCTGCTGCTGGTGCCCATGGAGAATGGACAGCGTTAATGATTTTTAAAGCGTATCATTTAAATAACGGCGATACTGAGCGTGATGAAGTCATTGTTCCTGACTCAGCACACGGAACAAACCCAGCTTCTGCTGCTTTTGCTGGCTTCAAATCAGTTACAGTTAAATCTAATGAAAAAGGCGAAGTAGATATTGACCACTTAAAAGAGGTTGTTAGTGAAAAAACTGCCGCAATAATGTTAACTAATCCAAATACTCTTGGCATTTTCGAAACGAATATAATGGAAATTCGTGATATAGTTCATGAAGCAGGTGGCTTATTATATTATGATGGTGCCAATTTAAATGCAATCATGGACAAAGTGCGCCCTGGAGATATGGGGTTTGATGCAGTTCATTTAAATTTACACAAAACATTTACAGGACCACATGGTGGTGGTGGCCCTGGATCTGGACCTATCGGTGTAAAAAAAGAGTTGCGTGAATATTTACCAAAACCATTAGTAGTTAAAAATGGCAACCGCTTCCAATATGATAATGATATTAAACATTCAATCGGACGTGTTAAGCCGTTTTACGGTAACTTTGGTATTTACCTACGTGCTTACACTTATATAAGAACTATGGGTTATAAAGGACTCAAAGAAGTGTCTGAAGCAGCTGTTCTTAACGCTAATTATATTAAAGCTAGGCTAAAAGATGCTTTTGTTATTCCTTTTGATCAATATTGTAAGCACGAATTCGTCCTTAGTGGTACTAAGCAGAAAAAATTAGGGGTACGTACGCTCGATATGGCAAAAAGATTGTTAGATTTTGGCGTGCATCCACCAACTGTTTATTTCCCATTAATTGTTGACGAAGGTATGATGATTGAACCAACTGAAACGGAATCTAAAGAAACACTTGATCATTTCATAGAAGCTTTATTACAAATCGCTCAAGAAGCTGAAGAAAATCCAGACAAAGTATTGGAAGCACCCCACACTACAATTATTGATCGATTAGATGAAACTACCGCTGCACGTAAACCAATATTAAAGTTTGAACAGTTAAAAGCTGAAAAATAA
- the gcvPA gene encoding aminomethyl-transferring glycine dehydrogenase subunit GcvPA — translation MSHRYIPLTEQDEKEMLDTIGVKSISDLYSDVPENILLNRDLKIADAEPETQLLKRLNKVAQNNVTKETHTSFLGAGVYDHYAPAVVDALISRSEFYTAYTPYQPEISQGELQAIFEFQTMICELTGMDVANSSMYDGMTSFAEACLLAWSKTKKKKIVVSKGLHYQALQVLHTYSQIRDQYEVVEVELNGTITDLDKLKDAIDDDTAAVAVQYPNFFGSIEDLETIQSYIEDKKALFIVYANPLSLGLLTPPGEFGADIVVGDTQVFGIPTQFGGPHCGYFATTQKLMRKIPGRLVGQTQDDHGNRGFVLTLQAREQHIRRETATSNICSNQALNALASSIAMSALGKQGLQDIAIQNLENANYAKEQFKTNGFEVNEDVSYNEFVVKFDRPIAEVNEALIEEGIIGGFDLSVVNDSFNKHMLVAVTELRTKEEIDTFVKKAGELNGK, via the coding sequence TTGAGTCATCGTTATATTCCATTAACTGAACAAGATGAAAAAGAAATGTTAGATACGATAGGTGTTAAATCAATTAGCGATCTTTACAGTGACGTACCTGAAAACATTTTATTAAATAGAGATTTAAAAATCGCAGATGCAGAACCTGAAACTCAATTATTGAAGCGCTTAAATAAAGTAGCTCAAAATAATGTGACTAAAGAAACACACACAAGCTTTTTAGGGGCTGGCGTATACGATCATTACGCTCCTGCTGTGGTGGACGCATTAATATCTAGATCTGAATTTTATACTGCGTACACACCTTATCAACCTGAAATATCACAAGGTGAACTACAAGCCATTTTTGAATTCCAAACAATGATTTGTGAGTTAACGGGTATGGATGTAGCAAATTCATCTATGTATGATGGTATGACGAGTTTTGCTGAAGCTTGTTTATTAGCGTGGTCAAAAACAAAAAAGAAAAAAATTGTAGTGTCTAAAGGATTGCATTATCAGGCGCTTCAAGTTTTACACACATATTCTCAGATTCGCGACCAATATGAAGTAGTAGAGGTTGAATTAAATGGCACTATAACAGACCTAGACAAACTGAAAGATGCTATCGATGATGATACAGCAGCTGTTGCTGTACAATATCCTAACTTCTTTGGTTCGATTGAGGATTTAGAAACGATTCAATCATATATTGAAGATAAAAAAGCACTTTTTATTGTTTATGCAAACCCACTATCTCTCGGATTACTGACGCCTCCTGGAGAATTTGGCGCAGATATCGTTGTAGGTGATACACAAGTGTTTGGCATACCGACTCAGTTTGGAGGACCTCATTGTGGTTATTTTGCAACAACTCAAAAGCTCATGCGTAAAATACCTGGTCGTTTAGTTGGCCAAACTCAAGATGATCATGGTAATCGGGGCTTTGTGTTAACTTTACAAGCCAGAGAACAACATATACGTCGCGAGACAGCAACATCAAATATTTGTTCAAACCAAGCTTTAAATGCATTAGCTTCTTCAATCGCAATGTCTGCACTTGGTAAACAAGGATTACAAGATATTGCAATTCAAAACCTAGAAAATGCAAACTATGCAAAAGAACAATTTAAAACTAATGGATTTGAAGTGAATGAAGATGTTTCTTACAATGAATTTGTTGTAAAATTTGATCGCCCAATCGCCGAAGTCAATGAAGCATTAATCGAAGAGGGAATAATTGGTGGATTTGATTTAAGTGTCGTTAATGATTCATTCAACAAACATATGTTAGTTGCAGTTACTGAATTACGCACGAAAGAAGAAATTGATACATTTGTTAAGAAAGCAGGTGAGCTGAATGGTAAGTAA
- the gcvT gene encoding glycine cleavage system aminomethyltransferase GcvT — translation MVQDLKKTPLYQHYVDVGAKIVEFGGWAMPVQFSSIKEEHNAVRTNVGLFDVSHMGEILVEGEDAKDLVQYVLSNDVNLLTDNKAQYTALCNEDGGVIDDLVIYKLNHDKYLLIVNAANTEKDFDWINKNKNNFNAEVKNVSSEYGQLALQGPKAREIVQENTDIDVSGLKMFEFLKNVEVFGKNVILSQSGYTGEDGFEIYCHKNDVIDIWESILKYDVTPCGLGARDTLRLEAGLPLHGQDLTESITPYEGGIAFAAKPLIEEDFIGKNVLKSQKENGAPRRTIGLRTIEKGIPRTGYTILDLDGNEIGEVTSGTQSPSSGESIALGLIKRESFEMGKEVIIQIRKRQVKAKIVKKNQIEK, via the coding sequence ATGGTTCAAGATTTGAAAAAGACACCATTGTATCAACATTATGTTGATGTTGGAGCTAAGATTGTTGAATTTGGTGGTTGGGCAATGCCAGTTCAGTTTTCAAGTATTAAAGAAGAACACAACGCCGTTCGTACTAATGTCGGGCTATTTGATGTGAGTCATATGGGAGAAATTTTGGTTGAAGGTGAAGATGCTAAAGATTTAGTCCAATATGTACTCTCAAATGATGTCAATTTATTAACGGATAATAAAGCACAATATACAGCGCTGTGTAATGAAGATGGCGGTGTTATAGATGACTTAGTTATATATAAGTTGAATCATGATAAATACTTACTTATAGTTAATGCGGCAAATACTGAAAAAGATTTTGATTGGATTAATAAAAACAAAAATAATTTTAATGCTGAAGTTAAAAATGTTTCAAGCGAATATGGACAACTTGCGCTTCAAGGGCCAAAAGCACGTGAAATTGTTCAAGAAAATACTGATATTGATGTTAGTGGATTGAAAATGTTTGAATTTTTAAAAAATGTAGAAGTCTTCGGTAAAAATGTCATTTTATCTCAATCAGGCTATACAGGTGAAGACGGATTTGAAATTTATTGTCATAAAAATGACGTGATTGATATTTGGGAGTCTATCCTTAAATACGACGTCACTCCATGCGGTCTCGGGGCGCGTGACACATTACGCTTAGAGGCTGGACTGCCATTACACGGCCAAGACCTTACTGAGAGCATCACACCTTATGAAGGTGGTATTGCATTTGCTGCAAAGCCACTCATCGAAGAGGATTTTATAGGGAAAAATGTACTTAAATCTCAAAAGGAAAATGGTGCCCCTAGACGTACTATTGGACTACGTACAATTGAAAAAGGCATTCCGCGAACTGGGTACACTATTTTAGATTTGGATGGAAATGAAATTGGTGAAGTCACTTCAGGTACACAATCACCATCATCTGGTGAATCTATTGCATTAGGACTTATTAAACGTGAATCTTTTGAAATGGGTAAAGAAGTTATCATTCAAATTAGAAAACGACAAGTTAAAGCGAAAATTGTTAAGAAAAATCAAATCGAAAAATAA
- a CDS encoding shikimate kinase: MKKSKLPLILIGFMGSGKTTLGSYFSEQHDLKFVDLDDYIVNQTNKSIPEIFKENGEETFRNLELKYLKETINSYDVIATGGGIVENKNTFTYLKSLSPHIVWVDAPFEILYERIKDDSNRPNAHNQDYNAIKNLYFKRYSRYNEIAFIKLQSNIILSKTLDELNHIFTANDQY, encoded by the coding sequence ATGAAGAAAAGTAAATTACCGTTAATCTTAATCGGTTTTATGGGGTCAGGTAAAACTACATTAGGTTCGTATTTTTCAGAACAACATGATTTAAAATTCGTAGATTTAGATGATTATATTGTAAATCAAACAAACAAATCAATACCTGAAATTTTTAAAGAAAATGGGGAAGAAACTTTTAGAAACTTAGAATTGAAATATCTTAAAGAAACCATTAATTCCTATGATGTTATAGCCACAGGTGGAGGAATCGTAGAAAATAAAAATACCTTTACTTATCTAAAATCATTAAGCCCTCACATTGTTTGGGTTGATGCACCATTTGAAATTTTATATGAACGCATAAAGGATGACTCAAATCGACCTAATGCACACAATCAAGATTATAACGCTATAAAAAACTTGTATTTCAAGCGTTATTCACGGTATAATGAAATCGCATTCATTAAGTTACAATCCAATATTATATTGTCAAAAACACTTGATGAACTCAATCACATATTTACTGCGAATGACCAATATTAG
- a CDS encoding competence type IV pilus minor pilin ComGF, translating to MKFILKKIKYVFKIIITKIRFVTITNGFTLIESIFALFIHSLIVILIPILIYTLQNYKSFIIDDNTYTIELMAKEVASQIHSANFISIPPKQNEITVKINTEFITFKEKNFKLIKTVNNKGNITVLNQVKHISYKKLPHKHVIMSFKYLEGEKWYDKEILF from the coding sequence ATGAAGTTTATCCTCAAAAAAATAAAATATGTATTCAAAATAATCATAACCAAAATACGATTTGTCACAATTACTAATGGTTTTACTCTCATTGAATCTATTTTTGCACTCTTTATACACTCTTTGATAGTGATACTAATCCCAATACTGATTTATACACTTCAAAATTACAAAAGTTTCATCATAGATGATAATACTTATACAATAGAGTTGATGGCAAAAGAAGTTGCTTCACAAATACATTCCGCAAATTTTATATCAATACCTCCTAAACAAAATGAAATAACAGTTAAAATAAATACAGAATTTATTACGTTTAAAGAGAAAAACTTCAAACTAATTAAAACAGTTAACAATAAAGGGAATATTACCGTACTTAATCAAGTAAAACATATAAGTTATAAAAAGCTACCTCATAAACACGTAATAATGTCATTTAAATATTTGGAAGGAGAAAAATGGTATGATAAAGAAATATTATTCTAA
- the comGD gene encoding competence type IV pilus minor pilin ComGD, giving the protein MRHNDGFTLLEMLFVISIIVLSLSLMITHPPRILSENQIEYQIKLLTSKIEFYQSQAIKSKKPVLLVFRKKQNDIKVMMSDPNTTHYETLYPLHLLPQSNLTYLAFDSNGNIKKFGTLSFTYLNKHFNIIFHIEQGRYRISYSN; this is encoded by the coding sequence TTGCGTCATAATGATGGTTTTACACTATTAGAAATGCTTTTTGTAATATCTATAATTGTATTGTCACTTTCTTTAATGATTACTCATCCCCCTCGCATACTATCTGAAAATCAAATCGAATATCAGATTAAACTATTAACTTCAAAAATTGAATTTTATCAATCCCAAGCCATTAAGTCTAAAAAGCCGGTTTTATTAGTTTTTAGAAAAAAACAAAATGATATAAAAGTGATGATGAGCGATCCAAACACAACGCATTACGAAACCTTATATCCTCTTCATTTATTACCACAATCAAATTTAACTTATTTGGCGTTTGATTCAAATGGTAATATCAAAAAATTTGGCACTTTAAGTTTCACATATCTAAATAAGCATTTTAATATTATTTTTCATATTGAACAAGGGAGGTATAGAATATCTTATTCAAATTAA
- the comGC gene encoding competence type IV pilus major pilin ComGC — protein MKSFWKNKIQNNKAFTLIEMLLVLLIISVLLILIIPNIAKQSEHIQKTGCNAQLKLVDSQIEAYTLKYNTKPSSIEELVREGYIKENQKSCKSGETISISGGKAVAS, from the coding sequence ATGAAAAGTTTTTGGAAAAATAAAATCCAAAATAACAAAGCGTTTACACTCATTGAAATGTTATTAGTACTATTAATTATTAGTGTCTTATTAATTCTTATCATACCTAATATTGCCAAACAATCTGAACACATTCAAAAAACAGGTTGTAATGCACAGCTTAAACTTGTCGATAGTCAAATAGAGGCATATACATTAAAATATAACACTAAACCAAGTTCAATTGAAGAATTAGTAAGAGAAGGCTATATAAAAGAAAATCAAAAATCATGTAAGTCCGGTGAAACTATATCAATCTCAGGCGGAAAAGCTGTTGCGTCATAA
- the comGB gene encoding competence type IV pilus assembly protein ComGB codes for MKQLYENIKNKRARKLIIQHHLIIIDRLKQLLSHGFTLGEAMSFIIKQLKIADQTLYDDVQNQLTKGANCYDVFKQLDYPRTILMQLYFAEKYGTILDTLERCHVYYSKNRKLKQKLIKTIQYPLTLLLIFLILIIVLNYTVMPQFDQMHDSMQVNVSTAQIILKQFISNFPIIFVITIITVVISVLSFRYWLAKQNINYQIYILSRIPLFNKYYKLIMTYQIANQFVLFLANGISLNDIVHIYINQNENAFFKYIGYELQKNIKQGIPFSAILSKLNCFDSNFISYIEQGEKRDKLDIELNIYCNFLIDHIESFMMKHIKWIQPVMFLLISSLILSVYLVMMLPIFEMIQTIQN; via the coding sequence ATGAAACAACTTTACGAAAATATCAAAAATAAGCGAGCACGGAAATTAATCATTCAACATCATTTAATTATTATTGATCGATTGAAACAATTGCTTAGTCACGGTTTCACACTAGGGGAGGCGATGAGCTTTATTATCAAACAACTGAAAATAGCAGATCAAACATTATATGATGATGTGCAAAATCAACTCACAAAAGGTGCGAATTGTTATGACGTTTTTAAACAACTTGATTATCCCCGAACCATCCTGATGCAACTTTATTTTGCTGAAAAATACGGCACAATATTAGATACTTTAGAGCGCTGTCATGTATATTACAGTAAAAATCGTAAATTAAAACAAAAGTTAATCAAGACCATTCAATATCCTCTCACTTTATTATTAATTTTTTTGATTTTAATCATTGTATTAAATTACACTGTGATGCCTCAATTCGATCAAATGCATGATTCGATGCAAGTTAATGTTTCTACAGCACAAATCATTTTAAAACAGTTTATCTCTAATTTTCCTATCATTTTTGTAATCACTATAATCACAGTTGTAATTTCAGTACTTTCATTTAGATATTGGCTTGCTAAACAAAATATAAACTATCAAATTTATATCCTTTCACGTATCCCGCTTTTCAACAAATACTATAAGCTTATAATGACTTATCAAATTGCGAATCAATTCGTTTTATTTTTAGCTAATGGTATCTCTTTAAATGATATTGTGCATATATATATAAATCAAAATGAAAACGCGTTCTTTAAATATATCGGTTATGAATTGCAAAAAAATATTAAGCAGGGAATTCCTTTTTCGGCTATACTTTCAAAATTAAACTGTTTTGACTCTAACTTCATAAGCTATATTGAACAAGGGGAGAAAAGAGATAAACTAGACATAGAACTAAATATTTATTGTAATTTTCTTATTGATCATATAGAAAGTTTTATGATGAAGCATATTAAGTGGATTCAACCTGTCATGTTTTTATTAATTAGTTCTTTAATTTTATCTGTTTATTTAGTCATGATGCTACCGATATTTGAAATGATTCAAACTATACAAAATTAG
- the comGA gene encoding competence type IV pilus ATPase ComGA, whose product MQLLLDNVLQYALSQNASDIHFIPSHSQVEVKLRVKDALILYDTLNIDTYRKLITLLKYQAGLDVSSRHKAQSGRYIYEHQSLYFLRVSTLPLNLGIESCVIRITPQYFQSSSNEATNDIKKIMEKKQGLILFSGPTGAGKSTLMYQMVLYAKEHLNLNIITIEDPVEQILNGITQISVNEKANITYGTSLKAILRCDPDVILIGEIRDAKIAKDVIQASLSGHLVLSTIHATDCSGVLLRLLEMGITKQDLTQAVNLVINQRLVTTKSYDRQLVYETMRHPEIQYFLTHNYQLPNEFISLVDKLSSLEKEGVIDETTLRKYQK is encoded by the coding sequence ATGCAACTATTATTAGATAACGTTTTACAATACGCACTAAGCCAAAATGCTTCAGACATTCACTTTATTCCATCTCATTCACAAGTTGAAGTGAAATTAAGAGTTAAAGATGCACTGATTTTATATGACACATTAAATATAGATACATACAGAAAATTGATTACACTATTAAAATATCAAGCAGGTTTAGATGTATCTTCTCGTCACAAAGCTCAAAGTGGTCGATATATTTATGAACATCAATCGCTTTATTTTTTACGCGTATCTACACTGCCACTTAATTTAGGCATAGAAAGTTGTGTCATCCGTATAACTCCTCAATACTTTCAATCATCTTCCAATGAAGCCACAAATGATATCAAGAAAATTATGGAGAAAAAACAAGGATTAATTTTATTTAGTGGTCCAACAGGTGCTGGTAAAAGTACATTGATGTATCAGATGGTGTTGTATGCAAAAGAGCATTTAAACCTCAATATCATTACCATTGAAGACCCCGTGGAACAGATTTTAAATGGCATTACTCAAATTTCAGTGAATGAAAAAGCAAATATTACTTATGGAACCTCATTAAAAGCGATATTACGATGTGATCCAGATGTTATCTTAATCGGCGAAATACGAGACGCAAAAATTGCCAAAGATGTGATACAAGCGAGTTTGAGTGGACATCTCGTCTTATCAACAATCCACGCTACAGATTGCAGTGGCGTTCTTCTTAGGTTACTTGAGATGGGGATTACAAAGCAAGATTTAACTCAAGCTGTTAATCTTGTAATCAATCAAAGATTAGTTACCACAAAGAGTTATGATCGACAACTTGTTTACGAAACGATGAGACATCCAGAAATACAATATTTTCTTACGCATAATTATCAACTCCCTAATGAATTTATAAGCTTAGTAGATAAGCTATCTTCATTAGAAAAAGAAGGCGTTATTGATGAAACAACTTTACGAAAATATCAAAAATAA
- a CDS encoding MBL fold metallo-hydrolase — protein sequence MIISYLTLGPVSTNTYFIENEHELLLVDPSADVDKIIDKIKAINKPLVGILLTHAHFDHIGALDDVLNVYPVDVYVHHNELTFLTSPEKNGSAQFKSYGLPVIQSNAEAKTLDEGTHQISSFTFKVMHTPGHSPGSLTYVFEEFAVVGDTLFNNGIGRTDLYQGDYETLIDSIQDKIFTIDDMLPLYPGHGPSTTVENELMNPYLHG from the coding sequence ATGATTATTTCATACCTTACACTCGGTCCTGTGAGTACAAATACTTATTTTATTGAAAATGAACATGAACTTTTATTGGTTGATCCATCAGCAGATGTCGATAAAATTATTGATAAAATTAAAGCGATTAACAAACCTTTAGTGGGCATCTTATTAACCCACGCACATTTTGATCATATCGGCGCATTAGATGACGTATTAAACGTTTATCCGGTTGATGTGTATGTCCATCATAATGAATTAACATTTCTAACCTCTCCTGAAAAAAATGGTTCAGCTCAGTTTAAATCATACGGATTACCTGTGATTCAAAGTAATGCAGAAGCTAAGACACTTGATGAAGGCACACACCAAATAAGTAGTTTCACTTTTAAAGTAATGCATACACCCGGACACTCTCCAGGTAGTTTGACATATGTTTTTGAAGAATTTGCTGTTGTCGGGGATACGCTATTTAATAATGGAATCGGCCGAACAGATTTATATCAAGGTGATTATGAAACTTTGATTGATTCGATACAAGATAAAATTTTCACCATTGACGACATGCTACCATTATACCCTGGTCATGGGCCGTCAACGACTGTTGAAAATGAACTTATGAATCCTTACCTTCACGGATAA
- a CDS encoding MTH1187 family thiamine-binding protein: MAIVDVVVIPVGTEGPSVSQYIAEIQTKLESFKQEGKIDYQLTPMNTLIEGDLTDLLEVIQVIHELPFNKGLDRVCTNIRIDDRRDKSRKMNDKLKSVEKHLK, from the coding sequence ATGGCAATTGTAGATGTAGTCGTTATACCAGTAGGTACTGAAGGTCCAAGTGTTAGCCAATACATTGCAGAAATACAAACAAAACTTGAATCTTTTAAACAAGAAGGGAAAATTGATTATCAACTTACACCAATGAACACTCTAATTGAAGGGGACTTAACAGATTTACTTGAAGTCATACAAGTAATTCATGAGCTTCCGTTTAATAAAGGTTTAGACCGTGTATGCACAAATATCCGAATCGATGATAGAAGGGATAAATCTAGGAAAATGAATGACAAGTTAAAATCTGTCGAAAAACATTTAAAATAA
- a CDS encoding ROK family glucokinase → MSKDLILAVDVGGTTCKLGIFNQSLEMIDKWSIDTDISDSTGKLILRQIYEAFVQKFETQDLNMKDVIGMGIGIPGPVDFETGTIHGAVNLNWPNKVNVINIMKTFVDFPVIVDNDANVAALGEKFNGAGKDADDVVAITLGTGLGGGIISNGKIVHGHNGSGAELGHFRVDHDQRFKCNCGKSGCIETVASATGVINLVNFYYPKLTFKSSILELIKNKTVTAKAVFDAAKAGDQFCIFITERVANYIAYLASIISVTTNPKYIILGGGMSDAGDILIENIKTEYRHLTFTPAQENTEIVRAELGNDAGMVGAAGLIKTYIIDKE, encoded by the coding sequence ATGAGCAAAGATTTAATTTTAGCTGTTGATGTTGGCGGCACTACTTGTAAACTTGGTATTTTTAATCAATCACTTGAAATGATCGATAAATGGTCTATTGACACTGATATTTCGGACTCAACAGGAAAATTAATTTTAAGACAAATATACGAAGCATTTGTACAAAAGTTTGAAACTCAAGACTTAAACATGAAAGATGTTATCGGCATGGGCATTGGTATCCCAGGACCTGTTGACTTTGAGACAGGCACAATTCATGGAGCGGTCAATTTAAACTGGCCTAATAAAGTCAATGTCATTAATATTATGAAAACCTTTGTTGATTTTCCAGTTATTGTAGATAACGATGCCAATGTTGCAGCCTTAGGTGAAAAATTTAATGGCGCTGGTAAAGATGCCGATGATGTAGTTGCTATTACACTAGGTACTGGACTAGGCGGTGGAATTATATCAAATGGTAAAATAGTTCACGGGCATAATGGCTCAGGCGCTGAATTAGGGCATTTTAGAGTTGATCACGACCAAAGATTTAAATGTAATTGCGGAAAGTCTGGTTGTATTGAAACTGTAGCGTCTGCAACTGGTGTTATTAATTTAGTTAATTTTTATTATCCTAAATTAACATTTAAATCTTCTATTTTAGAACTGATTAAAAATAAAACTGTTACAGCAAAAGCTGTTTTTGATGCTGCTAAAGCTGGAGATCAATTCTGTATTTTTATCACAGAAAGAGTTGCAAATTACATCGCATATTTGGCAAGTATTATTAGTGTGACAACTAATCCAAAATATATTATCCTAGGCGGTGGGATGTCAGATGCTGGTGATATTCTCATTGAAAACATCAAAACTGAATATCGTCACCTCACTTTTACACCAGCCCAAGAAAATACTGAAATTGTTCGGGCAGAATTAGGTAATGACGCAGGAATGGTTGGTGCAGCAGGTCTTATTAAAACTTATATTATAGACAAGGAGTAA
- a CDS encoding YqgQ family protein, translating to MQTELNTFYDVLQLLKKYGFIIYFDKEEDRLTMIESEIQNLYHHKLINRETFIQSKLLINQRRMESK from the coding sequence GTGCAAACTGAACTCAATACTTTTTATGACGTATTGCAACTTTTAAAAAAATATGGATTTATTATTTATTTTGATAAAGAAGAAGACAGACTCACCATGATTGAAAGTGAAATACAAAATCTGTATCATCACAAATTAATAAATAGAGAGACATTTATTCAATCTAAATTATTAATTAATCAAAGAAGGATGGAAAGTAAATGA